One Setaria italica strain Yugu1 chromosome I, Setaria_italica_v2.0, whole genome shotgun sequence DNA window includes the following coding sequences:
- the LOC101773135 gene encoding putative homeobox-leucine zipper protein HOX26 produces the protein MSSVTTAGSAEEHSVSVEEFAGTRLSLGIGGGEGSRPRTVQLFGEVLSLQDDDDDDDDRDAARHREPAAPAGRKKRDASTAAVGSRQNKKARTFQGGDRRSPPSGGGGRKKLRLTGAQAAMLEDSFRAHNILSHAEKQELARRVGLSARQVEVWFQNRRARTKLKQTEVDCELLRRWCDRLADENAGLRRDLADLRASARLAVCAACRDKQVTARAGEMA, from the exons ATGTCTAGCGTCACCACGGCcggcagcgcggaggagcactCCGTCTCCGTCGAGGAGTTCGCCGGCACGCGCCTTTCTCtcgggatcggcggcggcgaagggagcCGGCCGCGGACGGTGCAGCTGTTCGGCGAGGTGCTGTCGCtgcaggacgacgacgacgacgacgacgaccgtgATGCAGCACGTCACCGGGagcccgcggcgccggcgggcaggAAGAAGAGAGACGCCTCTACTGCCGCTGTTGGTAGTAGACAGAACAAGAAGGCAAGGACGTTCCAGGGCGGCGACCGACGTAGcccgccgagcggcggcggcggtaggaaGAAGCTCCGGCTCACCGGCGCGCAGGCCGCCATGCTCGAGGACAGCTTCCGCGCCCACAACATCCTCTCTCAT GCGGAGAAGCAGGAGCTAGCTCGTCGGGTGGGTCTGAGCGCGCGGCAGGTGGAGGTGTGGTTCCAGAACCGGCGGGCAAGAACTAAGCTCAAGCAGACGGAGGTCGACTGCGAGCTGCTCCGCCGCTGGTGCGACCGCCTCGCCGACGAGAACGCGGGACTCCGGCGAGACCTCGCCGACCTCCGGGCGTCCGCCAGGCTCGCCGTATGCGCCGCATGCCGCGACAAGCAGGtcaccgcccgcgccggcgagaTGGCCTGA
- the LOC101773956 gene encoding probable transcription factor At1g11510, protein MGIPNFQILASPLSTASSDDTTTTNVSDEHLSPPSSPSISFDSVSESDASTSSSVASDGSSGSEPVVSKKPRLPVRSWLASDEIALLEAVSEHRQKHGRLPSPNHLAAALRSRLRAKDRLSADEISRRLRALRSRYDNAVLRMSRGTIPVKDDDVTIYKLSKLIWEGTRKGKREKKTRAADMRKDPREFGELTGLYPCLSAEVEAIDTGSGAAAAGLLKRAFERIGDDTAARLEAKVKMQRVAEARASAKLDQLRTNVAKVLLQLIE, encoded by the coding sequence ATGGGAATACCCAACTTTCAAATCCTGGCTTCACCACTATCGACGGCGTCCTCCGACGACACTACCACCACCAATGTCTCTGACGAACACTTGAGTCCCCCGTCGTCGCCTTCCATATCCTTCGACTCTGTTTCCGAATCCgatgcctccacctcctcctcagtGGCCTCGGATGGCTCCTCCGGGTCCGAACCCGTCGTTTCCAAGAAACCCCGCCTCCCCGTGCGCTCGTGGCTAGCCTCCGACGAGATCGCGCTTCTCGAGGCCGTCTCGGAGCACCGCCAGAAGCACGGCCGACTGCCGTCGCCCAACCACCTCGCCGCGGCGCTCCGCAGCCGCCTTCGCGCGAAGGACCGCCTGAGCGCCGATGAGATCTCCAGGAGGCTGCGCGCACTCCGCTCCCGGTACGATAATGCTGTGCTCCGCATGTCCCGCGGCACCATCCCAGTGAAGGACGACGATGTCACGATCTACAAGCTCTCCAAGCTCATCTGGGAGGGCACGCGCAAGGGAAAGAGGGAAAAGAAGACCCGTGCGGCCGACATGCGCAAGGACCCAAGGGAGTTCGGCGAGTTGACAGGGCTGTACCCTTGCCTCTCAGCGGAGGTTGAGGCGATTGACACAGGGAGCGGCGCTGCAGCCGCCGGGTTGCTGAAGAGGGCGTTTGAGCGCATCGGCGATGACACGGCGGCACGGCTGGAGGCGAAGGTGAAGATGCAGCGGGTGGCAGAGGCCAGGGCGAGCGCAAAGCTTGACCAGCTGAGGACGAATGTCGCCAAGGTGCTTCTCCAGTTGATCGAATGA
- the LOC101774627 gene encoding probable protein phosphatase 2C 45, translating to MRKGPWGPPPSARLSLLLLLLLLLLLLAGRPASCSCCCRGERAEEVAAPRMGLDGDGPPDAAAGGHISNSANGRFTYGVASSPGKRASMEDFSEARIDDVDGEKVGMFGVYDGHGGVRAAEYVKQHLFSNLIKHPKFITDTKAAIAETYNHTDSEFLKADSSQTRDAGSTASTAIIVGDRLLVANVGDSRAVICKGGQAIAVSRDHKPDQSDERQRIEDAGGFVMWAGTWRVGGVLAVSRAFGDKLLKQYVVADPEIKEEVVDSSLEFLILASDGLWDVVTNEEAVAMVKPIQDPQEAADKLLQEASKRGSSDNITVVIVRFLEGTTPGDKSEEKEKETANDQNSS from the exons ATGCGCAAGGGGCCGTGGGGACCACCACCTTCCGCGCGcctctcgctgctgctgctgctcctcctcctcctcctcctgctcgcggggcggccggcctcctgttcctgctgctgccggGGGGAACgcgcggaggaggtggcggcaccACGCATGGGGCTCGACGGGGACGggccgccggacgccgccgccggcggccacaTCAG TAATAGTGCAAATGGCCGCTTCACTTATGGAGTTGCAAGTTCTCCTGGGAAAAGAGCATCGATGGAGGACTTTTCTGAGGCAAGGATAGATGACGTTGACGGAGAAAAAGTTGGAATGTTCGGCGTATATGATG GTCATGGTGGAGTGAGAGCAGCTGAATATGTCAAGCAGCATCTTTTCAGCAATTTAATTAAACACCCAAAGTTCATCACTGATACCAAGGCTGCTATTG CCGAAACTTACAATCACACAGATTCAGAATTTTTGAAAGCTGATAGTAGTCAGACTCGAGATGCTGGCTCAACTGCCTCGACAGCTATTATAGTAGGTGATCGTTTGCTTGTTGCAAATGTTGGAGATTCTAGAGCTGTTATTTGTAAAGGAGGACAGG CGATTGCTGTTTCAAGGGATCACAAACCTGATCAGTCAGATGAGAGACAAAGAATTGAGGATGCTGGGGGCTTTGTTATGTGGGCTG GGACATGGCGTGTGGGTGGCGTTCTTGCCGTCTCTCGAGCATTTGGTGATAAGCTCTTGAAGCAGTATGTTGTTGCTGACCCGGAAATCAAG GAGGAGGTGGTCGACAGCTCCCTTGAATTCCTCATCCTTGCTAGTGATGGACTCTGGGATGTTGTCACTAATGAG GAAGCTGTTGCCATGGTCAAGCCCATTCAGGACCCCCAGGAAGCAGCAGACAAGCTTCTCCAGGAAGCTTCCAAAAGGGGAAGCTCCGATAACATCACAGTTGTCATTGTCCGCTTCCTAGAGGGAACGACCCCTGGCGATAAATccgaagagaaagagaaagagactGCCAATGACCAAAACTCCTCCTAG